The genomic stretch TTTCGGATTGCAAGTGTAAGAGATTACAGATTAGAGCAAAAGAGCAATGATAGTGGAATTGTCACTCCAATGTTAAATTCCTCGTTTCAAAATGGCAGCTGATTTTCAGCTATCGTTCATCTCAAAATGCTTAGAACATAGTCGCAATGATGTGCGGTGTGATTTGGATTTAAAACCCAAAACACTTGGATACATCAAAACCGGAACTATTTGTCGGCAAAACTTCAGACTATCGCTCCTGGAGTTCTGTTAAGAGCCAACCACGTACATCAAGTTTCAATTAGAGCGGTAAAGATCGCGGAAGCAGGCATGCTACTAAATAGTTCTGTAATTGGTCACCCATTGAGACTTGTAATGTGGATTCTATCAACACCAAGCTCAACTTAACAAACACTGACAAATGCAACATGCACAATTGGTCCATAAAAATGAACTCTGACATGATTCAATCATTCAATATAACCACATTAATAGTCATTCACGAATTAGTGTTCTTGTAAATAATGGCTTTGATGATTCGAACTGGTCTTGTACCTGTTTTCCGTGATCTGAGGTAGGCAGAGGCCTTATTGTGGCAGAGTCCACTTCTCCTGTAGGCAGAGGAACTGCGGGATTGCTATTAATAAAGGGTATCCCGCCTTTGTCTGGGAACAAGCTTGCTGCGGGGGCAGGCCCCGGCGAGAGCTCCTCGCGAGGGCGGTATGGCCAAGGAAATGCGGGTGATGACGACACAGTCCCTCCGTGGGTCGGGGCCGGAGCAGGCAATGGAGGTGATACTGGCAGGGTGATTGGATTCCCTGGGGATGGTGGCGGTGACTCGGAAGAGACCTTAACGGGAAACTTTTGGGTGTCTTGGCAGGCATTGAGAGAGCCATTGTTGAAGGTGAAGTAGAAATAGCCGGGGCGTGATGGGTGCCACTAGATTAGCATCGAAAGAAAtggtcagaaaaaaaaaaagttaaaatgctTCATTTTGCTGACATTACTCCAGATTCAAGAAACTACCGGATTGATGGTAACATCtcttttcgtttaattttgggtttgtttgaACAGAAAATTCATATCAGCTTGTGAGCTTCTTCGTAACAGAGTTTTTCAAATGATAATGCAGTAAAGCTCCGAGCTTTTAGCAGCTTTTGTGAAATCCAAGCAAATTACAAGTTGATAAATGTGTTCatctaagaaaaagaaacagaaaaagtaGAGAACCCAAGACTGCACACAcaaacaggagagagagagcataccgTGAATGTGTTAGAGCCCGGCTTGGTAAGAAGAGTGGCTTGAGTGAAGTCGCAGAGAGTGAAGGCTCGTTGATTCTGGAAAATGTAGAGGTCGTATTGATACTTGTGTCTGAAAACTGAGAGAAGGCACAGAGAACCCGGGGAGGGGGGGGAATGTTAGCTCAATTTTGAGTTCTCGAAATCTGAAACTGAACAGAGAATTTCATTGGCAAGATCTCTACCCCTCTGAAGAactgaaagaaaagaggaaagttACTTACTGACGGTATCTCCAACATGAACAGTCGGGTTCTTCCACTCTGAAACTCCATCCACAAGCACTGTCGAACAGTTACCCACTTTGGAAACaagagagaaaacagagaagaaGCATAGAAATGTCACGAGCATTGTGATCTCCATCATGAACGCCAACACTTCTTGTATTCTTTCGTGCAAGCTGAGACCGAGAGACGATCAGAGTGGGATTAACAGCGAGCTTTATTTATCACTGGcaaccttttctttccttcttctttcttccaacttttcttttcactgTGCGTctgtacagagagagagagagagagagagagtgcagggACTGTCAGAAGTGCTGGGCTTTTCACGAGAAGAGCTTTGAATGGATGACCGGCAAATGGGTGTTGGCGTTGGGGATGGTGCGTGTTTCTAGTTATTGCAAAAAGtaaacctcaaaaaaaaaaagacaaaaaaattccacCTAGAGATTTCAGAGTTTAAATAATCAAGATTAGAATAAGGATGGAGTGAGATGAATTACGCTAATTATTCTAAAATGATTAGCGTATTATCATCCTGCAACATCTTCAATTCCAATgctgaaaaaataataataataatatttcaaaattcttgGGAGGTGGAAAATGCATACTACTTTACTTTCTCTTAGGAATCCTCAAaaaaaccttttgtatttcATAATTACTACAGTTGCTTTTGTATAATGGTGTAATTATGCCCATGTAAagtttccccttttttcttgtttatataatatattttttattatccattaattgagttcaattgaaaaatcaaaatatacgGAGCTTGGGAGATAACacaggcaattttttttttttttaagacctCAGACAAAGACAAGGCCTTGCACGCGAATAGACATTAACCCAAGCTGCCCCTCTTCAGACTCAAGACACAAAAGCATGGGCGGATGggccaattttcattttcttaacgGCTATCACTGAGAGATGTTTCAATTTTGCAGAGTGTGTTGTGCTGTGCTGGTGCTGGAACAGGGGTTTTTCTCATTTAAATTTGAGTTAGAGATTGAGAAGAAGAGAATATTGGAGGAAGGGCCGTGGTGCTTTTCGAGGGACTTGCTTGAACTCCAACAATGTGAGCCGGGCATCCCCGATCATTTGCTACGAATTCCCCCACTGCCTATTTTAGATTCAATTTATAAGGCTGCCGATGGGGAAGAGTGAGTGACGAGATCATTAACGAAATGACTTCTAAGATTGGAGAGGCAGTGAGGTGAAAATTGAGAATAAAGGCAATGGGTAGCCCTTGATTTACCTTGTTTGTCTGCATTCTtcttgtctttttatttgctttggaTGAGTATTTTTTGTGGGGGATTTGATGGGGACAATGCTTGGTGCACTATCACTATCAAATGCAATTTGCCCAGTGATGGAAACTTCACTCTAGGCATTTTGCATTTTGTAGGTGACAATCAAACAGTGAAGTTGGGATAAAGATATTATGGACCGAAGATGTTGTGCATGTTTAATAATAGGTGATTGACTAAGTAAGTTCAAGATATATTGGCGTAGTTTGTCGAGACGTTTGAAGATTTCCAGCTCAAAATTTTGAGGTAGCAGAGGCCGCCAAGACAGCTGGCAGACTGAATGCCCGATTTTGGCCCGAGCTGGGTCCGGCCATGGTCCTAGTGGGTGCCTAagatgatgttttcttttcttatgaatTTGACTTTTGAGGGCACCCGTTCAAACTTCAAAGTCCATAAATTGCGTGAAAACTACTTAGACTTAGGGCCATCTGCAGAGGCCATATGTATCGATTTAACGATTTATGAGATCTGCAAGGTATTTCATTGGCGTCCAAGCAATATTTCCAAAGTGAATCGGAGAGGTTGGTGGTTCGTTGTTCGACTAGGAGCTGTTTAAATCGGGCGATTCAATTAACTTGAACAAACATATTCGAATCTTTTCAGGCCTTTTTTAAGTTTCtaagattcaattgataaagCAATAGTTATGACTATTGCGAGGTTCCATTTCAATCGACAACCCATGCCACCCGCTTTCCATATTTTAAATCACTAGTTCAAATTACATCCACCAACGGCTCACCGATATGACTGACTCAGCTAGGCCAACACCGGTTTTATAACCAAACTCTATAATCCCTCGAACCATAGACATGAGGACTGCGATGAGTAGCGACAATCGATAAGGGCGCAAATGTGATTAACTTTCTCAAATCACTTTGGCTAATGAATTTGAGGTAGATTAAGATGAGTGTTTCCATTATATTTTGCCAAGAACACAAGGTCTAGACGAGTCGAGAATACAGTAGGGGTTACTAGATTAAAGATAATCGATGCATTAAGTGCCATGCACAATAGCTAGAGAACCAATCTACGTTGTAAAACGGCAAGATCCTCCAAGAAGATCACCCTGATTCGGAACAAGACAACAAGATCCATCATCAAAATGAAGAACCCTATTTACTAATGCGGTTCAAAAGTCATGCGCGGACCTAAAGTTTCTCGTGAATAGGACCTTTCACAAGCCTAGACATGATGCTACAAATCCTCAAGGGACGAGCTTCACTTTCATGGAAAGAAGGGGAGATTCTACTTCTAGTGCTGATGTTGAATGTTTTCAAGTGTGGCCGCTAGCGAAACCGTGACAGCCTTAATTTCGACATGTTTGTGAAATTCGATGTGGGCCTAacccctttttttccccctgaaAAGGAAAGGACAGAAATAATAGGTGTTtcaaagaagagaacaaaaggCATTGTACCAAATGTTGCTTTGGGAAGCCCAAAAGAGAAAGGGCCagttccttctctttttttttttctatttttttttctggggctCGAAATTTGGGCAAATATCTCCTGTTAATAATTTCAGTGGATTTACAATTCGATCATTggattttaatttcaatcaCTAAATTGACTAGATTTTAGTTTTTCTATGCACTTTTGGGATAAAACCCTGTCGATTTTCTAATGCATTCCTATGTGGTGGGAACATGGCCAATTTTGAAGATGTCATGTCATTATCATGTCGACTATTTGGTCGAAAATTGGTTGGTTTTTGCTAAAAATGCATCACACC from Rhodamnia argentea isolate NSW1041297 chromosome 2, ASM2092103v1, whole genome shotgun sequence encodes the following:
- the LOC115750690 gene encoding early nodulin-20, encoding MMEITMLVTFLCFFSVFSLVSKVGNCSTVLVDGVSEWKNPTVHVGDTVIFRHKYQYDLYIFQNQRAFTLCDFTQATLLTKPGSNTFTWHPSRPGYFYFTFNNGSLNACQDTQKFPVKVSSESPPPSPGNPITLPVSPPLPAPAPTHGGTVSSSPAFPWPYRPREELSPGPAPAASLFPDKGGIPFINSNPAVPLPTGEVDSATIRPLPTSDHGKQEVVGLPQLQMALLCAVFLMP